The Pogona vitticeps strain Pit_001003342236 chromosome 6, PviZW2.1, whole genome shotgun sequence genome contains a region encoding:
- the LOC140708263 gene encoding vomeronasal type-2 receptor 26-like — protein MTDLFQIPYKYCKPGDVTIGEITTQFECLFDKISFSEHPESKFVNELIATPKNYQHVLALVFAVNEINENPKILQNISIGFQIFDSYLSARMTHQNTLKLLSANEKIVPNFNCDKQTNLRAVIGALDSDISLQIATLLHSYKIPQIAHSIFAPEANIKRQLPSFYRMIPSEDIQYKGLVQLLLHFQWTWVGIITADDDKGEKFLQRLLPALYQDKICTATIRKTPLLSDILERLDSHVSIWAMTISLVDLSIKVFIVNADPQTTSCLKWLIAYAIFEGIAEASFGKVWIMLAYWDFSSQSMQKDLDTHVFHGMLSFAIHSHELLGFSKFLQNLDLNSPEDGFIGTFWKKVFSCLLDSNDHEESSNICTGQEKLENLPGTLFEMSMTSQSYTIYNAVYAIAHALHRMLSLTSVPKPIMDRGRLDLSKLQPWQLHSFLSSISFNNSAGDLVSFDENGELAAGLDIINWIIFPNLSFFRVKVGEIDSRTSLGEEFTINMEAITWHGMFNQVLPLALCNDRCHPGYHKRKKEGKPFCCYDCVPCPDGEISNQRDMDHCFRCPEDHYSSQNHEQCLLKVLNFLSFTGYLGITLVSLALAFALITVLVLVIFFKNQNTPIVKANNRDLTYFLLICLLFCFLSALLFIGQPQEVTCLLRQTTFGIIFSLAVSCILAKTITVVLAFIATEPGSRIRKWLGKRLASYIVFSCFLIQAAICIKWLSTAPPFLHFDMHSLAGEIIVECNEGSVTMFYCVIGYVGFLATVSFTAAFLARKLPESFNEAKFITFSMLVFCSVWVMFVPTYLSSKGKYMVAVEVFSILTSSAGLLGCIFIPKCYIIILRPELNRKELLKTKL, from the exons ATGACTGATCTCTTCCAAATCCCGTACAAATATTGCAAACCAGGCGATGTAACCATTGGAGAAATTACTACACAGTTTGAGTGTTTATTTGATAAAATATCCTTCAGTGAACACCCTGAATCAAAATTTGTAAATGAACTCAT TGCTACACCAAAAAACTATCAACATGTCCTTGCATTGGTATTTGCTGTGAATGAGATTAATGAGAACCCAAAGATCTTACAAAATATCAGCATTGGATTCCAAATCTTTGATAGTTATTTAAGTGCAAGAATGACTCATCAAAATACTCTaaagcttctgtctgccaacgaaAAAATAGTTCCCAACTTCAACTGTGACAAGCAAACAAATCTGAGAGCTGTCATCGGGGCTCTCGACTCAGACATTTCTCTGCAAATCGCTACTCTATTACACAGCTACAAGATCCCACAG ATTGCCCACAGCATTTTTGCACCAGAGGCGAATATTAAAAGacaacttccttccttctatcgGATGATTCCCAGTGAAGACATTCAATACAAAGGGCTTGTCCAGCTCCTTTTGCATTTCCAGTGGACATGGGTTGGGATAATCACAGCTGAtgatgataaaggagaaaagtttCTGCAGAGATTGCTGCCAGCGCTTTACCAAGATAAAATATGTACAGCCACAATTAGGAAAACACCATTGTTATCTGATATCTTAGAGAGACTTGACTCTCACGTGTCCATATGGGCCATGACCATTTCATTAGTTGACCTCAGTATCAAAGTATTTATTGTAAATGCTGATCCTCAGACCACGTCTTGCTTGAAATGGTTGATAGCCTATGCAATATTCGAAGGAATTGCAGAGGCATCTTTCGGTAAGGTGTGGATTATGTTGGCCTACTGGGATTTCTCCTCACAGAGCATGCAGAAGGATTTGGATACACATGTCTTCCATGGCATGCTGTCATTTGCAATTCATTCCCATGAACTGTTGGGTTTTTCAAAATTTCTTCAGAATCTAGATCTCAATTCCCCAGAAGATGGGTTTATCGGGACCTTCTGGAAAAAGGTTTTCAGCTGCTTGCTTGATTCAAATGATCATGAGGAGAGCAGTAATATTTGCACCGGCCAGGAGAAACTGGAGAACCTCCCTGGGACTCTTTTTGAAATGAGCATGACTAGCCAAAGCTACACTATATATAATGCAGTCTATGCCATAGCACATGCCTTACATAGGATGTTATCATTGACATCAGTACCAAAACCAATCATGGATAGAGGTAGACTGGATCTCTCCAAACTGCAACCCTGGCAG CTTCACTCTTTCCTGAGCAGCATCTCATTTAACAACAGTGCTGGAGACTTGGTATCTTTTGATGAAAATGGCGAATTAGCCGCTGGATTGGATATCATCAACTGGATAATTTTCCCAAACCTGTCCTTCTTCCGCGTGAAAGTGGGTGAGATAGACTCCAGGACTTCATTGGGTGAAGAATTCACTATTAATATGGAGGCCATCACATGGCATGGGATGTTTAATCAG GTGCTCCCTCTAGCTCTGTGTAATGATCGATGCCACCCAGGTTACcacaaaaggaagaaggaagggaagccattttgttgctATGATTGTGTTCCATGCCCAGATGGGGAGATTTCAAACCAGAGAG ACATGGACCATTGCTTCAGGTGTCCTGAAGATCACTATTCAAGCCAGAATCATGAACAATGTCTCCTCAAAGTTTTAAATTTCCTGTCCTTCACAGGATATTTAGGGATTACCTTGGTTTCCCTGGCTTTGGCTTTTGCTTTGATCACAGTTTTGGTTTTAGTCATATTTTTCAAAAACCAGAACACTCCCATTGTCAAAGCCAATAATCGGGACCTCACCTACTTTCTCCTTATCTGTCTTCTGTTCTGCTTCCTTTCTGCATTGCTGTTTATTGGTCAGCCACAAGAGGTGACATGTCTCCTCCGACAAACTACCTTTGGCATAATTTTCTCATTGGCTGTGTCATGCATATTAGCAAAAACCATCACTGTTGTTCTGGCTTTCATAGCCACTGAGCCAGGATCCAgaataaggaaatggctggggaaAAGACTAGCAAGCTATATTGTTTTTTCCTGCTTCCTCATTCAAGCTGCTATTTGTATCAAGTGGCTCAGTACTGCTCCTCCATTTCTACATTTTGACATGCACTCTCTAGCTGGAGAAATTATAGTAGAGTGCAATGAAGGGTCAGTCACAATGTTTTACTGTGTTATTGGGTATGTGGGATTTCTAGCCACTGTGTCCTTCACGGCTGCTTTCTTAGCCAGGAAACTGCCAGAGAGTTTTAATGAAGCTAAGTTTATCACTTTCAGCATGCTAGTGTTCTGCTCTGTTTGGGTGATGTTTGTTCCAACCTACCTGAGCTCTAAAGGAAAATATATGGTTGCTGTCGAGGTATTTTCTATCTTGACTTCCAGTGCAGGACTGTTGGGTTGCATTTTTATCCCCAAGTGCTATATTATTATCCTGAGGCCTGAGCTAAACAGGAAGGAACTTCTAAAAACCAAATTGTAG